The Rhipicephalus sanguineus isolate Rsan-2018 chromosome 4, BIME_Rsan_1.4, whole genome shotgun sequence DNA window AGTTATTGCAATTTCTATATGCCAGAGACAAAATTATACCAATAAACAGCCTTCACTGAACAGCTGATCCCGCTAGGGACAGGCCTGAGGTAGGTCCCTTGGTTAACAAACTCAAGGTTTGGTATTAGGCATGCATGAGTCCAGTTGTGAGTTGTATATACTGCAGTACGTAAACATGCAGATGTACCGAGTCGCCCAACGcgccgccacgctggtctagtggttattgcgctcgactgctgacccgaagattgcgggatcgaatcccggccgcggcggatgcgttttcggtggaggcgaaaacgttttgaggcccgtgtacttagatttaggtgcatgttagagaaccccaggtggtctaaatttctggagccctacactacggcgtcgctcataatcatatcgtggtttggggacgtcaAAGCCCAGATATTACTATCTAGTCGCCCACCTTGCTGCTGTACTTCGGTGTGAAGCGCAGCTACACCTCTTTACGAAGCAGAAATAATGTTCCGGATTATTTACCCTGTCGAGAAACTGGCTTTTTCTCGCAGTCGAGTTACATCGTTACTGTACTTTCTGATCCATGCAGATGATGCAGCAAATTACCGGCGCGGCACACGCCCTCGGACGTGTCGGTAAGCCGGAAGAGGTGGCACGCTGCATTGCCTTTCTGGCATCCGACGATGCCTCCTTCGTCACGGGCATCAACATGCCTGTCGACGGCGGCTTGCTCCTTCTCTCCGGCTTTCCAAGTGTCCCGCAGTTGTTGACGCCCGGGAGCGTTGCTTGATGGCCTTCGCACTGAGACTTCGTCGACGATGCCGGCCGTTAGAGGCAATATATGGCCACCAGCAGACCCTTAGGCAATAGGAGCTGCCTATCTGAAGTTGAACAAAAGCCGTCGAGATTTTGTTTCTTAAGAAATCTACGCTAGCCCTACTTGGGCCCAGTAGAAGGGGAACTAAAGCGGCAATATTTCATAGCGCTGGTAAGATAACAGAGCGGACATTCAACTTCAAAGTAGCACTCCTTTCGTCTTCTCCAATAAAGCTATCCATAGAGACCATTTACtaattctttcattcattcattgattcattcattcatgcattcatGACACCTTACAGAGTCTAATAAGGCATTGAGTAACCGGAATATGTACAAAGGAAATATGAATAAAAAATGCATCAATACACTgagataaataaatgaaacaaaacatTTCCAGTACAGTTAATGAGAAGTTATTATGCAGggcgaaagataaaaaaatacaGTGCAAAACGTTTTCGAACAGAGAAACAGCAGTTCTTCTTCAATGGCAAAGCTAATCACGCACTTACAAAAGAAAGAATGCACGAAGACTTCACGGTTTCGCAAAGAAGGATGACGACATGATACCATTTCAAAGAACGTTTCCGAAGTAGATCAAGAAATGATTGATGGTTGCTGCCGAATGTAATATTTTGGGGAATACGATATCATGGTACAGTGGCTCGGGGAAGTGCTCATGAATTGAAAGCATTAGTTTCTCCATACATGCGTTTATTTCTGCATTCTTCATTCAAGCGACGTGAAATGCGTGAAGGCGCTTCCAATGGTAAGGAAGATTTCCCGATGCTCAAGCGATATTTACGAAATAAGGTTAAAAGAGCGATGGAACGACATATATTTATTGCCACAAGTGATATGTTATGTTTGAGCAGCATCTGCATTATGCTGGAATGTGGCTGCAGTGACGACCAATGAAACGAGCGGCTGTTTTGCACAGACTCTAGCTTGTTAGTCAGATAGACTTGATGAGGGGGCCACAATGATTATGCAGATTCCACTTGCTCATGTAGAATGGTTTCATAAGCGAATTATGTGTTGCTTAGGGAGTTCCGCAAATTGGCGCGCAGCTACACACCTTGGCAGTTCTAGTGCTGATATGTGTCTCCAATGAAAGATTACGTGTGAGACAAACACCTCAATATTTATACGATGATTCTTGAGATAATACTGAGCTATCTATTACCTATGAGAAATGGTAATTGATACGCTTACGGGTGAAAGAGATAACTTTGCATTAGTTGAGTTAAGTGTCATGTGCCATTTGATACACCATTTTGTAAATATTGTGAGGTCATTTCGGAGGGCGAAGTGGTCTCCAATGGAACTAAGTGGTAAGTGATGCAGTAATCAACGGAAAGTCGTCGTAGGCCAGaacatatactatatatatatatatatatatatatatatatatatatatatatatatatatatatatatatatatatatatatatattgttgaggtgtttattacacagcagtcggcgacgatgctcaatggcgacagtcaagcaagaacacgagctcagagcgcgaccGGAAAGAGCCaaggaggacgacccactagaaggctacagagagcgcaacccattactcatctcacAGGCTTCGATAGaatcaccccgggtacgaaaagggagccgtccggcggcctaacagctcgtcactatgagtgggtcatagtaggccttgaggcgctccacgttgactatgtcgagCCCTCGACGGCGTATgcccgaagatggttcgatgggttcgatcacgtagtttaccggggatgtgcgctcgacgacccgataggggccttcgtatttcggcagtagttttgaagagaggccagttgcagtggtaggaaccgagagccatacgagcgctccagggaggaacgtggactcagaagtggtggtcccaccgcgaatgctcttcggccgctcttgttcatgcgttgtaaaagtcttggcaagctcgcgacactcttccgcaagcctggctgtgtcagaaatctgcgcacactcagttgaatccggcttgtataggagtatcgtgtcgatggtgtgcgacgggtgccttccgcacaataagaagaagggtgaaaacccagtggtgctttgaggggcggtattataggcgtaggtgacgaagggcagaatgacatcccaatttgtgtgatcggcggcgacgtacattgagagcatgtcgccgagcgtacggttaaagcgttcggttaggccattcgtctgcgggtggtaagcagtagttttgcggtgaatagcatgacactctttgagaatggcttcgacgacttccgacaagaagacacggcctcgatcgctgagaagctcctggcgTGGACCGttacgcagcatgaatcggtgtagcaggaaggaggcaatgtcgcgtgctgtagccgctgggagggcggcggtttcggcgtatcgcgttagatggtcaaagcgacgatggcccagcggttaccagccgatgtcagaggaagtggtccgtacaagtcgatgcccacgcgcccgaacggacggttagggcaaggtcatggttgtagaccagcgggggacacgtgcgttgaaggttttcggcgatggcaatcgaggcaggagcgaacgaacttctgcacatagcggtacatccctcgccagaattATCGTTGTCGAatacggtggtaagttttggataccccagagtgcgcacattgtggatcagagtggaaggactcgcatatttcagaacgcagactgcggggtatcacaagtagccactggcggccatcggcgttgtaattgcgtcggtgcagtaggtcgtcacgaatggcgaaatggtgggcttgacgacgcaacgcgcgagtggttggagttgccgacggatcagtgagcaagtctatcagcgaggcgatccatttatctttgcgctgttcggtagcgatggtgtgaccgtcgatggaagaaacaacaatgtTACATGACGAGCAGGGGGTatgggcctagtgcgctgcagttttgactgaacaagtggcgccgcccgcgacgcggcgcgtttctagtcagtcgcggctgagagcgggtgcctacgggcggaaccatagcaactcgaaaggacgaagctaattcgcggtgaaacaggtgtgtaactatgtattgtggcgtgtatcgctgtcgcaacaactacagaaacactgtcgttaagctgccagaaataaaattatatggatttctATGGAAGgttcacgagaacgagcgatgacagcgtcggacaagggcggtgcgacgtgcgagataaacagacgctcttaattttttaatgctttccttgctattactgcgcatatttgctcgttgtggtcataaagtctgccttctttttagccccgatggaggtcttaggcagctcgtgaagcaccgaaaccacatatgcagtgcccacttcttgcgcaatgatgtGAGAAactcgaaagccctgcattctgcctgtgtgttccgacacgttttcatgcgtgctatgggaaaggtgacagcgtgaccctgcgacgaagcgttaaacatcctcgtatctagaaggggacgcggcgatggccagagccacgcgcatgacaggtctgtgcaggatgtgtgctcgctcttgttgacaaacatatacaaggcggcgacgagcttgcttacaccatcttcagcgtccacccttgcatctgcaccttgctcccacaatgtgcaattgggtctatagacggctgggaaaatgtgcagaaatcatcgaaaagtccgaagggaacgagccagcgtaaaaaaaaagtgagaggaacgaacgttttttctcttgcttagcccaaacatcaactaacacacgcagactgattaatagcgagaagccctgctgaatagcgagaatggatggaaaagtcaaaTGTAGCTCTTCGCGAAATGGATGAGgaaagaaaaagcacgagccgagctTGCCGAGCGTTGGCTATGCTgccggatggaggcgcatcttcgtcaaAATGCCTTTATATTAATGTAAATATTAGAAGACCTTcataaaactttgataacctgaaagcggacgtcctagtcgacgctcttcacacacttgcaactgacttcgaagggcccctttgctgacacagtttgctccctgacgccgcaaacatggttagcggcgttaagatcactgccgtgaagaagactgcttttattttaaataactttctacgtattcagttccgcggaatcgacacaa harbors:
- the LOC119389052 gene encoding cyclohexanol dehydrogenase-like, giving the protein MPYAVTKAALDHLTRCAALENAPYGVRVNAVNPAVILTPIIKDPAVSMEKHAEMMQQITGAAHALGRVGKPEEVARCIAFLASDDASFVTGINMPVDGGLLLLSGFPSVPQLLTPGSVA